One genomic segment of Acinetobacter oleivorans DR1 includes these proteins:
- the coaBC gene encoding bifunctional phosphopantothenoylcysteine decarboxylase/phosphopantothenate--cysteine ligase CoaBC: protein MSFDLSVIPHKNIVLAVTGGIAAYKSAILVRRLKDYGFDVRVVMTHGAQAFITPLTFQALSGNPVHTELLDPAAEAGMGHIELARWADLLLVAPASCDTLAKFAHGLADDLLSTVFLATKSPVWVAPAMNQQMWAAKATQRNLQTLVEDGVHVIMPDAGEQACGDVGLGRMPEPEEIAKQVAGYFHQAQRAIAEKFGLLAGKRVVITAGPTREAIDPVRYISNHSTGKMGFALAAACYAAGAQVTLIAGPVSLDTPNGVKRVNVASARQMLDISMDSLETGCDIFIATAAVADYRVAEVAEHKIKKAGDELNVSLVKNPDIVATIAGQEKRPFMVGFAAETQNVEEYAAGKLVAKKLDMIACNDVSRADIGFASDENAMTVFFAENYHMKKRELEKASKQEISQQLVEAISDALRRK from the coding sequence GTGAGCTTTGATCTAAGTGTTATTCCTCATAAAAACATCGTTTTAGCTGTTACTGGCGGAATTGCTGCCTATAAAAGTGCCATCTTAGTCCGCCGCCTCAAAGATTATGGCTTTGATGTGCGCGTGGTCATGACACATGGTGCTCAGGCATTTATTACTCCACTAACTTTTCAGGCTCTTTCTGGTAATCCTGTCCATACTGAACTTTTAGACCCTGCGGCTGAAGCTGGAATGGGACATATTGAATTAGCACGTTGGGCTGATTTATTACTGGTTGCGCCTGCAAGTTGTGATACTTTGGCAAAGTTTGCACATGGTTTAGCAGATGACTTGCTCAGTACAGTTTTTTTGGCAACAAAATCTCCTGTCTGGGTTGCGCCGGCTATGAACCAACAAATGTGGGCGGCCAAAGCTACACAACGAAATTTACAAACCTTGGTCGAAGATGGTGTGCATGTGATCATGCCAGATGCGGGTGAGCAGGCGTGTGGTGATGTTGGTTTAGGCCGAATGCCAGAGCCAGAAGAAATTGCTAAGCAAGTGGCTGGTTATTTCCATCAGGCTCAACGTGCAATTGCTGAAAAATTTGGGTTGTTGGCAGGTAAGCGAGTTGTGATTACTGCTGGGCCAACACGTGAAGCAATTGACCCTGTTCGTTATATCTCGAACCACAGTACTGGTAAAATGGGCTTTGCTTTAGCGGCTGCTTGTTACGCTGCTGGTGCACAAGTGACTCTGATTGCTGGACCTGTAAGTTTAGATACACCGAATGGTGTAAAAAGAGTAAATGTTGCCTCTGCAAGACAGATGTTAGATATCAGTATGGACTCGTTAGAAACAGGCTGCGATATCTTCATTGCAACCGCCGCAGTCGCAGACTATCGCGTAGCAGAAGTTGCCGAGCATAAAATTAAGAAGGCAGGGGATGAGTTGAATGTTTCCCTTGTAAAAAATCCGGATATTGTGGCAACCATTGCTGGTCAGGAAAAACGTCCATTTATGGTGGGCTTTGCAGCTGAAACACAAAATGTTGAAGAGTATGCGGCAGGAAAGCTGGTTGCTAAAAAACTCGATATGATTGCATGCAACGATGTGTCACGTGCAGATATTGGTTTTGCTTCTGATGAAAATGCGATGACAGTTTTCTTTGCTGAAAACTATCACATGAAAAAGCGTGAGTTAGAAAAAGCATCTAAACAAGAAATTTCTCAACAGTTGGTTGAAGCAATTTCGGATGCATTGCGCCGTAAATAA
- the secF gene encoding protein translocase subunit SecF has translation MMTKVTQQDSKQYGRPDDAKIIPFMKIAKPAAIFSILITLASIFFIVTKGLNLGLDFTGGVSAELNYAQPANQSDVIQALDKAGFKDAVVQTLGSNKDLLVRMPVQEVKVEDLNNAITKAVQLPNNAAEVHKVDSVGGQVGNELYVRSAGAVALALILMLIYVTIRFEFKLAMGAVMSLFHDIIIIIGAFALFQWPFDLTVLAAVLAVIGFSLNDNIVVSDRIRENFRKIRGATPREIVDIALTETLRRTIHTSMTLLLVVLAMMFLGGDGLHWFAVAMFVGVFVGTYSSIYIGTAFALWRGLNRQDFIVQVKPEFEDDIP, from the coding sequence ATGATGACTAAAGTGACTCAACAAGATTCAAAACAATATGGACGTCCGGATGATGCAAAAATCATCCCGTTCATGAAGATTGCCAAACCTGCGGCAATCTTCTCGATCCTGATTACATTGGCGAGTATTTTCTTTATTGTAACTAAAGGTCTTAACCTCGGTTTGGACTTTACAGGTGGTGTTTCAGCTGAGCTTAACTATGCTCAACCAGCAAACCAGTCTGACGTTATCCAAGCGCTTGACAAAGCTGGCTTTAAAGATGCTGTAGTACAGACACTTGGTAGTAATAAAGACTTACTTGTGCGTATGCCAGTACAAGAAGTTAAGGTTGAAGATCTTAATAACGCGATTACTAAGGCTGTACAGCTGCCAAACAATGCCGCAGAAGTTCATAAAGTTGACTCTGTAGGTGGTCAAGTTGGTAACGAGCTTTATGTTCGCTCTGCTGGTGCGGTTGCACTTGCTCTTATTTTAATGTTGATTTACGTGACTATTCGCTTTGAGTTTAAACTCGCGATGGGTGCCGTAATGTCTTTATTCCACGACATCATTATTATTATTGGTGCTTTTGCATTATTCCAATGGCCGTTTGACCTTACAGTTTTAGCTGCGGTACTTGCTGTTATTGGCTTCTCGCTTAACGATAACATTGTAGTGTCAGACCGTATCCGTGAAAATTTCCGTAAAATTCGCGGTGCAACTCCTCGTGAAATCGTCGATATTGCTTTAACCGAAACTTTACGTCGTACCATTCATACATCAATGACCTTATTACTAGTCGTTCTAGCAATGATGTTCTTAGGTGGTGATGGTCTACACTGGTTCGCTGTTGCAATGTTTGTTGGTGTCTTTGTAGGTACTTACTCTTCAATTTATATCGGTACAGCTTTTGCCTTATGGCGTGGTCTTAACCGTCAGGACTTCATCGTTCAGGTTAAACCTGAATTTGAAGATGATATTCCTTAA
- the secD gene encoding protein translocase subunit SecD produces MRYPAWKYLLILVVLVVSTLYALPSLYPDEPAVQISGAKAGTQIDQSVVQKAEQILKTANIASHDNTFTNNAALLRVSSSEAQLKAKEVLRRDLGDQYVVALNLAPTTPEWLQKIGAKPMKLGLDLRGGVHFLLEVDMDKAVAQRMETSATDLRRQFRENKIKFNNLALTNNVITVQFADNADRDAAMDFLRRNGNEYTQQALASSTGSTLKLTYTDVRRQEIQSYAVNQNLTTLRNRINELGVAEALVQSQGSNRIVVELPGVQDTAEAKRVLGRTANLEFRLVSDSNDQYIDPYTGKYNGQPLPPGTEVFAYESLDSGRQLLLQRNRILTGERVQNASSGFSQDSGGAEVNITLDSAGGKLMSDATRNAVGKRMAVLFIENKQKITYVTDPKTGAQTEVRTPYTESVVINAATVQAVLGSTFRITGLSSPQEASELALMLRAGALAAPMYFVEERVVGPSLGQENIDKGVLSTQIGFLLVAIWMVVFFRLFGLIANFALVVNLAMILTVMSWIGASLTLPGIAGIVITIGMAVDANVLICERIREEMLWGASPKQAIVAGYDRAYNTIFDSNLTTFLVAFILFAIGTGPIKGFAVTLMIGIVCSMFTAITVTRAIVQIIYGKRRNLKKLSI; encoded by the coding sequence TATCCGGATGAGCCCGCCGTTCAAATTTCCGGTGCCAAAGCTGGTACCCAAATTGATCAAAGTGTGGTGCAAAAAGCAGAGCAAATTTTAAAAACAGCAAATATTGCAAGTCACGATAATACTTTTACAAATAATGCTGCCCTCTTGCGTGTCAGCTCTTCTGAAGCGCAGTTGAAAGCAAAAGAAGTATTACGCCGTGACTTAGGTGATCAATATGTTGTTGCCCTAAACCTTGCACCAACCACACCGGAATGGTTGCAAAAAATTGGGGCAAAACCAATGAAACTTGGTTTGGACTTACGTGGTGGTGTCCACTTCTTGCTTGAAGTAGATATGGACAAAGCCGTTGCCCAACGTATGGAAACCTCTGCCACTGATTTGCGTCGTCAGTTCCGTGAAAACAAGATCAAATTTAATAATCTTGCATTAACAAACAATGTAATCACTGTTCAATTTGCTGACAATGCTGACCGTGATGCAGCAATGGATTTTCTACGTCGTAATGGGAATGAATATACCCAACAGGCATTAGCAAGCTCTACAGGTTCTACTTTAAAGCTTACTTATACCGATGTACGTCGCCAAGAAATCCAGTCATATGCGGTAAACCAAAACTTAACAACATTACGTAATCGTATTAACGAACTTGGTGTTGCAGAAGCATTGGTACAAAGTCAGGGTAGCAACCGTATTGTTGTTGAATTACCGGGTGTACAAGATACAGCTGAAGCTAAACGTGTTTTAGGTCGTACTGCAAACCTCGAATTCCGTTTAGTTTCTGACTCAAATGATCAATATATTGACCCATATACAGGTAAATATAATGGTCAACCTTTACCTCCGGGCACAGAAGTTTTTGCTTATGAGTCTTTAGATAGCGGTCGTCAACTTTTGTTGCAACGTAACCGTATCTTGACTGGTGAGCGTGTTCAAAATGCAAGTTCTGGCTTCAGCCAAGACTCTGGTGGTGCCGAGGTAAATATTACCCTCGACAGTGCTGGTGGTAAGCTTATGTCCGATGCAACTCGTAATGCTGTTGGTAAACGCATGGCGGTATTGTTCATCGAAAATAAGCAAAAAATTACTTATGTCACAGATCCTAAAACTGGTGCACAAACAGAAGTTCGTACTCCATACACTGAATCTGTAGTCATTAATGCTGCAACTGTTCAAGCCGTTTTAGGTTCAACTTTCCGTATTACCGGTTTAAGTTCTCCTCAAGAAGCATCAGAGCTTGCATTAATGCTACGTGCAGGTGCTTTAGCTGCGCCAATGTATTTTGTTGAAGAACGTGTGGTTGGTCCAAGTCTTGGTCAAGAAAACATTGATAAAGGCGTATTATCAACTCAAATCGGCTTCTTGCTTGTTGCAATCTGGATGGTGGTTTTCTTCCGTCTATTCGGTTTAATCGCTAACTTTGCACTTGTTGTTAACTTGGCAATGATTTTAACGGTTATGTCATGGATTGGAGCTTCCCTCACCTTACCAGGTATTGCCGGTATCGTTATTACCATTGGTATGGCGGTCGATGCGAACGTATTAATATGTGAGCGTATTCGAGAAGAAATGCTCTGGGGAGCCTCACCCAAACAGGCCATTGTGGCCGGTTATGATCGAGCTTATAACACCATTTTTGACTCGAACTTAACCACGTTCCTCGTTGCTTTCATTTTGTTTGCAATTGGTACAGGCCCGATCAAAGGTTTCGCCGTAACATTAATGATTGGTATTGTGTGTTCGATGTTTACTGCAATTACAGTGACTCGCGCAATTGTACAAATCATTTATGGCAAACGCCGTAACTTGAAAAAGTTGAGCATTTAA